The proteins below come from a single Argentina anserina chromosome 1, drPotAnse1.1, whole genome shotgun sequence genomic window:
- the LOC126796196 gene encoding probable cytosolic oligopeptidase A: protein MLMATRVILSRSVSPLLKRAPHRHHPHFAPRPLPKSLPCPLWSSSFSSCLLHPTTATSLPPFNSRRRPRSSLSMAASAAVDEALSSNPLLQGFDFPPFDAVDASHVRPAIRALLKKLESDLEELERTVEPSWPKLVVPLEKIVDRLSVVWGVVNHLKAVKDSSELRAAIEEVQPEKVKFYLRLGQSKPIYNAFKAIQESPDFKTLSDAQKRIVESQIKEAVLSGVALEDDKRETFNKIEQELERLSQKFGENVLDATKKYEKLITDTKEIDGLPATALGLAAQTAVSKGHENATADNGPWVFTLDGPSFLSVMQHARNRSLREEIYRAYVTRASSGELDNTGIIDSILKLRLEKAKLLNYNNYAEVSMASKMATVEKAEELLEKLRSASWNAGVQDMEDLRNFSKSQDAPEADDLNHWDISFWSERLRESKYDINEEELRPYFSLPKVMDGLFSLANKIFGIDIEPADGLAPVWNSDVRFYRVKDSSGSPIAYFYFDPYTRPSEKRGGAWMDEVLARSRVLSRDGTSPRLPVAHMVCNQSPPVGNKPSLMTFHEVETVFHEFGHALQHMLTKQDEGLVAGIRGVEWDAVELPSQFMENWCYHRDTLMSIAKHYETAETLPEEVFLKLLAARTFRAGSLSLRQIRFAIVDLKLHTDYIPGGSESIYDVDRRVSEKTQVIPPLPEDRFLCGFSHIFAGGYAAGYYSYKWAEVLSADAFSAFEDAGLDNSKAVKETGHKFRETVLALGGGKAPLDVFVEFRGREPSPEPLLRHNGLLQVASA, encoded by the exons ATGCTCATGGCAACTCGCGTCATTCTCTCCCGCTCAGTCTCCCCACTCCTGAAACGAGCTCCTCATCGTCATCATCCCCATTTTGCCCCTAGACCTCTCCCCAAATCCCTTCCCTGTCCCCTCTGGTCTTCTTCCTTCTCCTCCTGCCTCCTCCACCCTACCACCGCTACATCCCTCCCTCCGTTCAACTCCCGCCGCCGACCTCGCTCCTCCCTCTCCATGGCCGCCTCCGCCGCCGTCGACGAAGCTCTCTCCTCCAATCCTCTCCTCCAGGGCTTCGACTTCCCTCCCTTCGACGCCGTCGACGCCTCGCACGTGCGGCCTGCAATTCGAGCGCTGTTGAAGAAGCTC GAGTCTGATTTGGAGGAGCTGGAGCGCACGGTGGAGCCTAGCTGGCCGAAGCTGGTGGTGCCGCTGGAGAAGATCGTTGACCGATTGAGTGTGGTTTGGGGAGTGGTCAACCATCTCAAGGCTGTTAAGGACTCTTCGGAGCTTCGTGCTGCTATAGAAGAAGTGCAA CCGGAGAAGGTGAAGTTTTACCTTAGGTTGGGGCAAAGCAAGCCGATTTACAATGCGTTCAAAGCTATTCAAGAATCCCCTGATTTTAAGACATTGAGTGATGCTCAGAAACGTATAGTTGAAA GCCAAATAAAGGAGGCAGTTCTAAGTGGAGTTGCCCTTGAGGATGATAAAAGAGAAACTTTTAACAAAATTGAACAG GAACTAGAAAGATTGTCTCAAAAATTTGGGGAGAATGTTTTGGATGccacaaagaaatatgaaaagttaATCACTGATACAAAAGAGATTGATGGACTGCCAGCTACTGCTCTAGGATTGGCCGCACAAACAGCAGTGTCAAAG GGACATGAAAATGCGACTGCTGATAATGGGCCTTGGGTATTTACATTAGATGGTCCAAGTTTTCTATCTGTCATGCAACATGCTCGAAACCGATCTCTGCGTGAGGAAATATATCGTGCTTACGTAACACGTGCATCTAGTGGAGAGCTAGATAATACTGGAATTATCGACTCAATTTTGAAGCTTAGGTTGGAAAAGGCTAAGCTTCTGAATTACAACAACTATGCTGAGGTAAGCATGGCAAGCAAAATGGCTACTGTTGAAAAAGCAGAAGAGCTCCTGGAGAAACTACGAAGTGCTTCTTGGAATGCTGGAGTTCAAG ATATGGAAGACCTTAGGAATTTCTCCAAAAGCCAAGATGCTCCAGAAGCTGATGATTTAAACCACTGGGACATTAGCTTTTGGAGTGAGAGGCTTCGGGAGTCCAAATATGATATCAATGAG GAAGAATTGCGCCCCTATTTCTCGTTGCCAAAGGTTATGGATGGCCTATTCAGCCTGGCAAACAAGATTTTTGGAATTGACATTGAACCGGCCGATGGTTTAGCTCCG GTTTGGAACAGTGATGTTAGATTCTATCGGGTCAAAGATTCGTCAGGGAGTCCTATTGCATATTTTTACTTTGATCCCTATACTCGTCCATCTGAGAAAAGAGGAGGCGCATGGATGGATGAAGTTCTTGCTAGGAGCCGTGTATTGTCACGTGATGGTACCTCTCCAAGGTTGCCTGTGGCACACATGGTGTGCAATCAATCACCACCGGTGGGAAACAAACCCAGCTTGATGACCTTCCATGAG GTTGAGACCGTCTTTCATGAATTTGGTCATGCACTTCAGCATATGCTGACTAAGCAAGATGAGGGTCTTGTTGCTGGTATCCGAGGCGTAGAATGGGATGCTGTTGAACTGCCCTCACAATTCATGGAAAATTGGTGTTACCATAG AGACACTTTAATGAGCATTGCTAAGCATTATGAAACTGCGGAAACCCTTCCAGAAGAAGTATTTTTGAAGCTTCTTGCAGCAAGGACTTTTCGTGCCGGCTCCCTAAGCCTTCGACAG ATAAGATTTGCAATTGTAGATTTGAAGCTGCACACAGATTACATACCTGGTGGGTCAGAATCCATTTATGATGTTGACCGGAGGGTTAGTGAAAAAACACAAGTGATCCCTCCACTTCCAGAAGATAGGTTTCTGTGTGGTTTCAGCCATATCTTTGCAG GTGGATATGCAGCTGGGTACTATAGTTATAAG TGGGCTGAGGTCTTGTCTGCTGATGCTTTCTCTGCATTTGAGGATGCTGGATTGGATAATAGCAAG
- the LOC126796230 gene encoding serine hydroxymethyltransferase, mitochondrial gives MALALALRRLSSSVDKPIRPLFNATSHYYMSSLPSEAVYDKEKNGVSWPKQLNAPLEVVDPEIADIIEHEKARQWKGLELIPSENFTSVSVMQAVGSVMTNKYSEGYPGARYYGGNEFIDMAETLCQKRALEAFRLDPAKWGVNVQPLSGSPANFHVYTALLKPHDRIMALDLPHGGHLSHGYQTDTKKISAVSIFFETMPYRLDESTGYIDYDQLEKSATLFRPKLIVAGASAYARLYDYARIRKVCDKQKAILLADMAHISGLVAAGVIPSPFDYADVVTTTTHKSLRGPRGAMIFFRKGLKETNKQGKEVFYDFEDKINQAVFPGLQGGPHNHTITGLAVALKQATTPEYKAYQEQVLSNCARFAQSLNEKGYELVSGGTENHLVLVNLKNKGIDGSRVEKVLEAVHIAANKNTVPGDVSAMVPGGIRMGTPALTSRGFVEEDFAKVADFFDAAVKLAVKVKAEAKGTKLKDFLAALPAPHFQSEIAKLRHDVEEYAKQFPTIGFEKESMKYKN, from the exons ATGGCACTGGCATTGGCCCTTCGCAGGCTTTCCTCTTCTGTGGACAAGCCCATTCGTCCTCTCTTCAATGCTACCTCTCACTATTACATG TCATCTTTGCCCAGTGAAGCTGTCTATGACAAGGAGAAGAACGGTGTCAGT TGGCCTAAGCAATTGAATGCTCCATTGGAGGTTGTGGATCCTGAGATTGCTGACATCATTGAGCACGAGAAAGCCAGGCAATGGAAG GGTCTAGAACTGATACCTTCCGAGAACTTCACATCAGTGTCTGTGATGCAAGCAGTTGGTTCAGTCATGACCAATAAATACAGTGAAGGATATCCTGGGGCAAGATACTATGGAGGAAATGA GTTCATTGACATGGCAGAAACCTTGTGCCAGAAGCGTGCTTTGGAAGCTTTTCGGCTGGATCCAGCAAAGTGGGGAG TCAATGTGCAGCCTTTGTCAGGGTCTCCagctaattttcatgtttacaCTGCATTGTTGAAACCTCATGATAGAATCATGGCTCTTGATCTTCCTCATGGTGGTCATCTTTCTCATGGTTATCAG ACTGACACCAAAAAGATATCAGCTGTGTCAATATTTTTTGAGACAATGCCATACAGATTGGACGAGAGTACTGGCTACATTGACTACGACCAG TTGGAGAAAAGCGCCACTCTCTTCAGGCCAAAATTAATAGTTGCTGGTGCTAGTGCTTATGCACGTCTGTATGATTATGCACGTATTCGCAAG GTATGCGACAAACAAAAAGCTATCTTGTTAGCAGATATGGCACATATCAGTGGGTTGGTTGCAGCTGGTGTCATCCCATCTCCTTTTGATTATGCAGATGTAGTGACCACCACAACACACAAGTCACTTCGTGGCCCTCGCGGTGCCATGATTTTCTTCAGGAAGGGTCTGAAAGAGACCAACAAACAAGGGAAAGAA GTGTTTTACGACTTCGAAGACAAAATCAATCAAGCTGTCTTTCCTGGGCTTCAGGGTGGTCCTCACAACCACACCATCACTGGTTTAGCAGTTGCACTGAAACAG GCTACTACTCCAGAGTACAAGGCCTATCAAGAACAAGTTCTCAGTAACTGCGCAAGATTTGCACAG TCATTGAATGAGAAGGGCTATGAACTTGTTTCTGGCGGAACTGAGAACCATTTAGTTTTGGTGAATTTGAAGAACAAG GGTATTGACGGCTCCAGGGTTGAAAAGGTGTTGGAAGCTGTACACATTGCAGCCAACAAAAACACTGTTCCCGGAGATGTGTCTGCCATGGTTCCTGGTGGCATCAGGATGG GAACTCCGGCTCTTACTTCTAGGGGATTTGTTGAGGAGGATTTCGCTAAAGTTGCGGATTTCTTTGATGCCGCTGTGAAGTTGGCGGTGAAGGTCAAGGCGGAAGCCAAAG GAACAAAGTTGAAGGACTTCTTGGCAGCATTGCCTGCCCCTCATTTTCAGTCTGAAATAGCAAAGCTCCGCCATGATGTCGAGGAGTATGCCAAGCAATTTCCTACAATTGGGTTTGAGAAGGAAAGCATGAAGTACAAGAACTGA
- the LOC126796245 gene encoding MADS-box transcription factor 23-like — MGRGKIEIRKIDNCTSRQVTFSKRRKGLIKKAKELAILCDAEVGILIFSRTGKLYEYASNSMKSVLERYNKTKEGHQQLLNPASEMKFWQREVTLLREQLQNLRETHRQFMGEQLCGLSFNELKGLENQLEMSLQGIRLKKERILTNEIEGLNKQGNFIHQQNLELYKKAFGTSALNLESGNWCSSFGISTSEDSHLPLQLQLSGADQQT, encoded by the exons ATGGGAAGGGGCAAGATTGAGATCCGAAAGATTGATAATTGTACTAGCAGGCAAGTGACTTTCTCAAAGCGTCGGAAGGGTTTGATTAAGAAGGCGAAAGAGTTGGCGATTTTATGTGATGCAGAAGTTGGAATTCTCATCTTCTCAAGAACTGGGAAGCTTTATGAATATGCAAGCAACAG CATGAAATCAGTCCTAGAGAGATATAACAAAACCAAGGAGGGACACCAGCAACTTCTTAATCCAGCATCAGAAATGAAG TTTTGGCAAAGGGAAGTCACACTCCTAAGGGAGCAACTGCAGAACTTGCGAGAAACCCATCG GCAGTTCATGGGAGAACAGCTTTGTGGTTTGAGTTTTAACGAGCTAAAGGGTCTAGAAAATCAATTAGAAATGAGTCTGCAGGGTATTCGTTTGAAAAAG GAAAGAATATTAACTAATGAAATTGAAGGCCTGAATAAACAG GGTAATTTTATTCATCAACAAAATTTAGAGCTGTACAAGAAG GCTTTCGGCACAAGCGCACTGAATCTCGAAAGTGGAAATTGGTGTAGTTCCTTTGGTATAAGCACAAGTGAGGACTCGCATCTCCCCCTCCAACTTCAGCTAAGCGGTGCTGACCAACAAACTTAA
- the LOC126796214 gene encoding uncharacterized protein LOC126796214 isoform X2 produces MAAVGEYLVEEILLTLPPKALMRFKCASKGWYALINNPSVANIKIPLSMSLLTRDEAVHMVAHCNGIICLLLSKKFQVILWNPAIQEFKLLPPSPYLHDLDVSDSDDFYPKYIQGFGYDAKLNEHKFVNIALSCASEVRGDGYNIHNRPKAAIYSLSTDSWKKINTNALETETTVFRPESFQIQFKEMFYWLGHERHKELDILDSEDLIIRQVIILLDIQNEVFYDIMLPDCFYKPWVITSCMTLRVWNESLALFVLVDEQLEGLRAEVECSFVVWVMDELGGPTGASWTKHVTLEPTEKPLGFLNSNDIFLGDFMGLVCSYDLGSKRIEEEIFRQNLPYTVFLSDYYSSDDIAAVAYVKSIVTVMEAHNKLDIRDNSSVANLSPLPYFPLSPSIADREWHSYSIWVIPPYDVSLRIKKVMEGLRTEFGGPDNEPHIPIVVSIRMTYENVLDKFRSLCSENLHSFQAKINLLGTKDFYYQCISLLIDISTEAFSQFRYTIAICNEHFGFYWYSAGRRPHLSLLYGNLTEEERKVALEKVSILDESISSLSFTISQLALYKINYRDTTLKSWEKIAEYNLP; encoded by the exons ATGGCAGCAGTTGGTGAATATCTGGTGGAGGAAATCCTGTTAACTCTGCCTCCCAAGGCTCTGATGCGATTCAAATGTGCCTCTAAAGGGTGGTATGCGCTGATCAACAATCCCAG TGTAGCGAACATCAAAATACCTCTTTCTATGAGTCTCCTGACAAGAGATGAGGCTGTTCATATGGTGGCGCATTGCAATGGAATCATCTGTCTACTTCTATCTAAAAAATTTCAGGTAATTTTATGGAATCCAGCAATTCAAGAATTTAAGCTGCTTCCCCCCTCCCCATACCTTCATGATCTGGATGTTAGTGATAGTGACGATTTTTACCCCAAGTATATTCAAGGGTTTGGATATGATGCTAAATTGAACGAACACAAATTTGTGAACATTGCACTAAGTTGTGCTTCAGAAGTGAGGGGTGATGGATATAATATTCATAATCGTCCTAAGGCAGCAATATACTCTTTGAGTACTGATTCTTGGAAAAAGATCAACACCAATGCTTTAGAAACAGAAACAACTGTTTTTAGGCCCGAAAGTTTTCAGATTCAATTCAAGGAAATGTTTTATTGGTTAGGACATGAGCGCCACAAGGAACTGGATATATTGGATAGTGAGGACCTCATTATTAGGCAGGTCATCATTTTATTGGATATTCAGAATGAGGTCTTTTATGATATCATGCTACCTGATTGTTTTTATAAACCCTGGGTCATCACTTCTTGTATGACTCTTCGAGTGTGGAACGAATCCCTTGCCCTTTTTGTATTGGTTGATGAACAACTTGAAGGTCTTAGAGCTGAAGTTGAATGTTCTTTTGTCGTATGGGTGATGGATGAACTTGGTGGTCCAACAGGTGCTTCTTGGACAAAACATGTAACTCTTGAACCCACTGAGAAGCCTTTGGGATTTCTGAATAGCAATGACATTTTTTTGGGTGACTTCATGGGACTTGTATGTTCTTATGACCTTGGTAGCAAAAGAATTGAAGAAGAGATTTTCAGGCAAAACTTGCCTTATACGGTTTTCCTCTCAGATTATTATAGTTCAGATGACATTGCAGCTGTTGCTTATGTGAAAAGTATAGTTACAGTCATGGAAGCCCACAATAAGCTTGATATCAGAGATAATTCCAGTGTG GCCAACTTGTCTCCACTCCCCTATTTTCCATTAAGTCCTTCAATAGCAGACAGGGAATGGCACTCATATTCAATATGGGTCATCCCACCGTATGATGTGTCTCTTAGGATCAAGAAGGTGATGGAAGGTCTCAGAACCGAGTTCGGTGGGCCGGATAATGAACCACATATACCTATTGTGGTGTCCATTCGTATGACTTATGAAAATGTGCTCGACAAATTCAGATCTCTCTGTTCTGAAAATTTACATTCCTTCCAAGCAAAAATTAACCTATTGGGTACCAAAGATTTCTATTACCAGTGTATTTCTCTACTCATTGATATATCAACAGAAGCGTTCAGTCAG TTCAGGTACACAATTGCCATATGTAATGAACATTTCGGTTTCTACTGGTATTCAGCTG GTCGCAGACCACATTTGAGTCTCCTTTATGGCAATCTGACTGAAGAAGAGAGGAAAGTAGCTTTAGAAAAAGTTAGCATATTGGATGAAAGCATTTCCAGCTTGAGCTTCACCATATCTCAACTCGCATTGTACAAAATCAATTACAGAGATACAACTCTCAAATCTTGGGAGAAAATTGCTGAGTATAACCTTCCATGA
- the LOC126796214 gene encoding F-box/kelch-repeat protein At3g06240-like isoform X1 has product MAAVGEYLVEEILLTLPPKALMRFKCASKGWYALINNPRFVAKHLSIFNSNSKHLLVMKKGLVLKDIKNTSNDSKKEDKEEELVFSLLNLCNNDDGIETGEDGIIVSSVANIKIPLSMSLLTRDEAVHMVAHCNGIICLLLSKKFQVILWNPAIQEFKLLPPSPYLHDLDVSDSDDFYPKYIQGFGYDAKLNEHKFVNIALSCASEVRGDGYNIHNRPKAAIYSLSTDSWKKINTNALETETTVFRPESFQIQFKEMFYWLGHERHKELDILDSEDLIIRQVIILLDIQNEVFYDIMLPDCFYKPWVITSCMTLRVWNESLALFVLVDEQLEGLRAEVECSFVVWVMDELGGPTGASWTKHVTLEPTEKPLGFLNSNDIFLGDFMGLVCSYDLGSKRIEEEIFRQNLPYTVFLSDYYSSDDIAAVAYVKSIVTVMEAHNKLDIRDNSSVANLSPLPYFPLSPSIADREWHSYSIWVIPPYDVSLRIKKVMEGLRTEFGGPDNEPHIPIVVSIRMTYENVLDKFRSLCSENLHSFQAKINLLGTKDFYYQCISLLIDISTEAFSQFRYTIAICNEHFGFYWYSAGRRPHLSLLYGNLTEEERKVALEKVSILDESISSLSFTISQLALYKINYRDTTLKSWEKIAEYNLP; this is encoded by the exons ATGGCAGCAGTTGGTGAATATCTGGTGGAGGAAATCCTGTTAACTCTGCCTCCCAAGGCTCTGATGCGATTCAAATGTGCCTCTAAAGGGTGGTATGCGCTGATCAACAATCCCAGGTTCGTAGCTAAGCACCTCTCCATTTTTAATTCGAATTCCAAGCATCTGCTCGTCATGAAGAAGGGTTTAGTTCTCAAGGACATTAAGAACACTTCTAATGACAGTAAAAAAGAGGATAAAGAAGAAGAGCTAGTATTTTCTTTGCTTAATTTATGCAATAATGATGATGGTATTGAAACTGGTGAGGACGGAATTATTGTTTCTAGTGTAGCGAACATCAAAATACCTCTTTCTATGAGTCTCCTGACAAGAGATGAGGCTGTTCATATGGTGGCGCATTGCAATGGAATCATCTGTCTACTTCTATCTAAAAAATTTCAGGTAATTTTATGGAATCCAGCAATTCAAGAATTTAAGCTGCTTCCCCCCTCCCCATACCTTCATGATCTGGATGTTAGTGATAGTGACGATTTTTACCCCAAGTATATTCAAGGGTTTGGATATGATGCTAAATTGAACGAACACAAATTTGTGAACATTGCACTAAGTTGTGCTTCAGAAGTGAGGGGTGATGGATATAATATTCATAATCGTCCTAAGGCAGCAATATACTCTTTGAGTACTGATTCTTGGAAAAAGATCAACACCAATGCTTTAGAAACAGAAACAACTGTTTTTAGGCCCGAAAGTTTTCAGATTCAATTCAAGGAAATGTTTTATTGGTTAGGACATGAGCGCCACAAGGAACTGGATATATTGGATAGTGAGGACCTCATTATTAGGCAGGTCATCATTTTATTGGATATTCAGAATGAGGTCTTTTATGATATCATGCTACCTGATTGTTTTTATAAACCCTGGGTCATCACTTCTTGTATGACTCTTCGAGTGTGGAACGAATCCCTTGCCCTTTTTGTATTGGTTGATGAACAACTTGAAGGTCTTAGAGCTGAAGTTGAATGTTCTTTTGTCGTATGGGTGATGGATGAACTTGGTGGTCCAACAGGTGCTTCTTGGACAAAACATGTAACTCTTGAACCCACTGAGAAGCCTTTGGGATTTCTGAATAGCAATGACATTTTTTTGGGTGACTTCATGGGACTTGTATGTTCTTATGACCTTGGTAGCAAAAGAATTGAAGAAGAGATTTTCAGGCAAAACTTGCCTTATACGGTTTTCCTCTCAGATTATTATAGTTCAGATGACATTGCAGCTGTTGCTTATGTGAAAAGTATAGTTACAGTCATGGAAGCCCACAATAAGCTTGATATCAGAGATAATTCCAGTGTG GCCAACTTGTCTCCACTCCCCTATTTTCCATTAAGTCCTTCAATAGCAGACAGGGAATGGCACTCATATTCAATATGGGTCATCCCACCGTATGATGTGTCTCTTAGGATCAAGAAGGTGATGGAAGGTCTCAGAACCGAGTTCGGTGGGCCGGATAATGAACCACATATACCTATTGTGGTGTCCATTCGTATGACTTATGAAAATGTGCTCGACAAATTCAGATCTCTCTGTTCTGAAAATTTACATTCCTTCCAAGCAAAAATTAACCTATTGGGTACCAAAGATTTCTATTACCAGTGTATTTCTCTACTCATTGATATATCAACAGAAGCGTTCAGTCAG TTCAGGTACACAATTGCCATATGTAATGAACATTTCGGTTTCTACTGGTATTCAGCTG GTCGCAGACCACATTTGAGTCTCCTTTATGGCAATCTGACTGAAGAAGAGAGGAAAGTAGCTTTAGAAAAAGTTAGCATATTGGATGAAAGCATTTCCAGCTTGAGCTTCACCATATCTCAACTCGCATTGTACAAAATCAATTACAGAGATACAACTCTCAAATCTTGGGAGAAAATTGCTGAGTATAACCTTCCATGA